A segment of the Bos taurus isolate L1 Dominette 01449 registration number 42190680 breed Hereford chromosome 19, ARS-UCD2.0, whole genome shotgun sequence genome:
GAATTTATCCATTCTGCTACTTATAGGCATTTGAGTAGCATCCAGTTTGCCATTGTTATGAATAGTGCTGTCATAAACATTTTAGTAACATATCTTTTGATCAGCAGGATATATACCCAATGTTGCTGTCACATGGTAGGTGTATGTTTAGCATTAGGAGTAcacctgttttttgtttgtttgtttgtttggctatgctgggtcttcattgcttcaagggcttttctctagttgtggtgagcgggggctactcttcattgaggtgtgagggcttctcgttgctgtggcttctcttgttgcagagcacaggctctagagctttAATAGCTGCAGCATATGGGTTCCACAGTGGTGGctccccaggctccagagcacaggctcaatagttgtggcacacgggcttagttgctctacagtATGTTgagttcctggatcaggggtcaaacccatgtctcctgaattggcaggcagattctttttatcactgagccacctgggaagcccaggttttgCACATCCATTTTGCACATCAAAATACACCCGGTGCTTACCTCCCCCTGCTGATCCAGCTCAGGTAAACACAGAAAGATGAGATCCGGGGTCTAAGTTAGAGTGCTTCTGCTCCACACCCTCAAATCCAAATGGTCCCTGGGCTAAAGAAGTGGTTTTTTTAGTGTGTCAGTTACAGATGGGATGCAAGACCTAGGAAAGAAAGGAGATGCTTTCAGTCTTTAGGGACCAAGATTTGAATGTTCAACTCTGTCCATTTCCCTTGACATTTTCTCTTAAATCAGCAGGCATGATCAAAACCAAACACTGACtcttattctttctctcttccagGAATGTTACAGAACAATTCTCAGTTCAATTACCCCCTCTGCCACCCAGGGATATGCTTTCCCCAGGAGTTGCCTGTGAGTATAATTTGCTGATAACAGTCTCATTcagagtaaaataataaatttgtctTGGCATCTTAGTcagcttgtgctcagttgctcagtcgtgtccaactctttgcaaccccacagactatagcctattaggctcctctgtccatgggattctccaggcaagaatactggagtggattgccatttcctcctccaggggatcttcctgacccaggaatcgaacccacttctcctgtgcctcctgcattagcaggcagattctttaccactgagccacttgggaagcagtCAGCTTGGGTTGCCCATAAAACAGTAACACAGACAATGTGGCTTAAATGACAGTaaatttctcatagttctggagcataaaagtctaagatcaaggtgcaaGGCCAATCTGGTTTCTGGTGAGAATACTTCTAGTTTGCAGATGACTGTGTGCAAACACGGAGGGGAAAcagctctctggtgtctcttagaagggcactaatcctattgGATCAGGGCCCTGCCCTTCTGACCTTGTTTAACTTTAATTACTTATTTGGATACCCCATCTCTGAATATAACTGCACTGGTGGTTAGCACACATGGTTCAGCATATGGATTTTGCGGGGACACAAACTTTCAGTCTATAATACTGGAATTTGCAGATGGCAGCAACCTGTTTCAAGAAGATGAATTAAGTTTAAGATGGGGGGGGGAGTACAAAATAAGTACCAATGCTTCCAATATTCAATGTGTAAATTCATATTCAAATTCCAGCTTGCAGCATGGATATAAAGGAACACTGGGCTTTTCACACTTTGTATCAGAAAATCTCTGCCTGGTTCCCTTGACTGGGATGGTCTTCCTTAAGCTCTACATACAGCTGACTTTACCTCACCCTTCTGGTATCAGCTCAAATGTTACCACCTCAGAGAGTTCACTCCTGACCATCCTACATAAAGAAATCCTTCCAATTCTCCTTTTGAAGCTTATGACAATTATCCTAAGTAAGCTAATTATCCTTCATTTGCCCATTATCTGTCTCCTCCATTATATTACAAACCCTAGAAAATAAGCGCCCTTCTTGTCTTGTTCACCCTTCTTTACCCACCATTAAGAACAGTGCCtaaagggatttccctggagatACATgggtaagactccacactcccagtgcaaggggcctgggtttgatccctggttggggaactagatcccccacgTGCCATACAActaaagagtttgcatgccacaacgaagaccctggacaaccaaataaatatatacaaatattaaaaaaaaaaacaatagtgtCTGGAGCTTAGTAGATAAtggatgaaatattttaattgaataGATAAATAGTAATATTAGCTAGCATTTGTTGAGCAGGTGCTGTGTGTCAGGTCCCATGCTTGGCACTTTATAGGtactgtctcatttaatcctctcagcaACTATATGCAGCAGGTACATTATTATGTCCCTCTGACAGAGGAAgacactgaagcacagagaagttaagtgacttactcatggtcacacagctagtgactGCTGAATCCTGAAGATGAGTTTGGATCTGACTGCAGAACTGAAATGGTGGTTGTTATTCAAGTTCTCTTAGGAAAAGATGTGATTGTGGGGCGGCAGTTCCAGGCCCCATCGAGGGGGAGCTGAGATTTTCCTCCCCTTTAGTCCATGTGCTATGTGCCCATCTTCTGCTAATTCTACCTTTTGAAGACACCACTGCCCCCTTCCTTCTTAGCAGAGGGGTGATGCATGTGAGCAATTATAGATAGTTCTGGAATGCCGTATTCAGTCATTGTGAGGGACATGCCTGAAAGGAAATGTTTGTATCGCTTCCTTATGAGAATTAGAACCTGTAGGTACAGCACTACTCATTTCACTACCAGCTCTGGTCAGTTTCTTGTCTGAACTTCTGTCTTGTGGCTCCCACTGCAGTGCAGTCAGGCAAAGCGACAAGGGAGTCAAGATGTCTGACTGATGTTTGCCACTTACTCACTAGGGTGAGTCTGAGACTGTGTCATggctggacctcagtttcctctgcaaaatggggatcTGGTCCACCAAGACGTGGGAGGATACTGAAACCCATGAAAATCATGCAGAGCCACTTGgtcaaaaatacataaacatacGCTAGCTTTGCATCTGATACCTTTTTGTGTATTCTAGCCCCACAGGAAACCCCAAGTCGGCCCACACCAGCTGCATACTCTTCGgtacataaaattagaaataagaaGACAATCACCGTCCCAAGCTATATTGAGCCTGAGGAAGACTATGATGATGTTGATGTCCCTGCCAATAcagaaaatcatcattttgaaacAAACGTTTCTTCCTTTTGGCAAGCAGAAGACGGTTCACAgagcttattttaaaaacaatcaagAATGGCTGAAGTTCAATAAGTGCCCAAGTCCGAAAGCCAGTGGTAATATTATGGAACTCTATAAGATAAACACTTTCTGAATCAGATGGAGAAGCATCAGTGATCAGATAACTGCAGCCAGAGGAAAGCTGCCTGTGCTCAGC
Coding sequences within it:
- the SCIMP gene encoding SLP adapter and CSK-interacting membrane protein isoform X1 yields the protein MAPQPLTSGPPATQDLNAMDWWKDHFWIILAVAIIFTSVSLGTILFCVCRCLFRPGKKWEISKSLKQKQRDEETMYENVTEQFSVQLPPLPPRDMLSPGVASPQETPSRPTPAAYSSVHKIRNKKTITVPSYIEPEEDYDDVDVPANTENHHFETNVSSFWQAEDGSQSLF
- the SCIMP gene encoding SLP adapter and CSK-interacting membrane protein isoform X2; this translates as MDWWKDHFWIILAVAIIFTSVSLGTILFCVCRCLFRPGKKWEISKSLKQKQRDEETMYENVTEQFSVQLPPLPPRDMLSPGVASPQETPSRPTPAAYSSVHKIRNKKTITVPSYIEPEEDYDDVDVPANTENHHFETNVSSFWQAEDGSQSLF